A single Streptomyces sp. Edi2 DNA region contains:
- a CDS encoding bifunctional glycosyltransferase family 2 protein/CDP-glycerol:glycerophosphate glycerophosphotransferase, translating to MKPRLTVVVPVHRIEGSERNVEECLESVAAQTLTGLDVVMVDDGPPADGGGDATAARGGPAALARRFAERDPRFRIVHHPGCPPAPGCGALRNTGARHAYPHTGYLAFLDADDVLLPRAYEDLVGLLDRSGADLATGNVYRLGAAGRSQSARHPAARATALRTRLRDDLTLLSDDFARNKVFRRTFWDKHRFAFPEGELCHDAAVTLPALFLADAVDVLREHVCYWRLPEGPDRHLRPDARGVRDRFAAVAGIRRFLADPAHARLRAYQRDYDRAQLTDGLLDLVEALPAAAPECRTAFLDCARDFLSGVDPRLFPTLPVELRMRWYLIRAGRLADLLTLLTHEARNPAGFAVAGPPLRKRAVLPLTPPLELPPGVTRLDRADFPVRARVREAEWRGGVLVLRGYAYIRNLDAATRHGYLRTAVLSCGRRRILLPLRPVAMPEATAESGQELHCYDWSGFELRLDPARLRKGGRWEENDWSVGVLLASAGVVRAAALHAAETGSGAAPCARELPGDGAGAVRITPWYPDGRLRLSVARPTHRLTGHRAAAAGALDLTVTTPGPPPAALRLTHQGTGTVVSFPVETEPPAGTGTGTGTGTGTGTETAPGTGTEQANEAPHAAPRAAPRTTPGAAPGAAPGAALRATSPPLTFRIRLDALAAARPPRDGAPRAIPPAHTESWAAEVVLPDGGTGPIACAPGLAPAAHPLPHGRELVVAAGPAGNLVLHDRTPQPYLDRAMWRTDGTLLVTGGLPDAAPHATELVLKHGAHAAELAFPTVHDEGRFHGSLPLGALPSLAGPLPLREGRWTLHLREQGAPGSALDAPVRALPSLLGGLPATRTVRGKPLTLDRHRHDEALVVAGPALPATDRGPYRRRVLREQHYALHRSRPLRDTVLYSSFGGRAYGDSPRAVHEELVRRGMDVEHLWAVRDAQTAVPETARAVLVGSAEWHGALAHSRWVVTNTHLPRWFTRRGGQRIIQTWHGTPLKRIGADLAGTLCAGLAHLAPRPRVSRQWSVLLSPNAHSTPVLRSALGYSGRLLETGLPRTDAFFAADRDLRAAAVRERLGIEPGRKVVLYAPTPRDDLAYDAGHHRLHLPLDLELARRELADDHVLLVRSHPLVADRLPAHHAPFALDVSAHPDATELLLAADVLVTDYSSLAADFANTGRPMLFLTPDLPHYRDTLRGFTLDFEARVPGPLLTSTGELVDALGDLEEIAAAGADAYADFREAFCHRDDGGAAGRVADLMER from the coding sequence ATGAAGCCTCGGCTCACCGTCGTCGTCCCGGTCCATCGCATCGAGGGGTCCGAGCGGAATGTGGAGGAGTGCCTGGAGTCGGTCGCGGCCCAGACGCTGACCGGTCTGGATGTGGTGATGGTGGACGACGGCCCACCCGCGGACGGGGGCGGGGACGCCACCGCCGCACGGGGCGGTCCCGCCGCTCTCGCCCGCCGTTTCGCCGAGCGGGACCCACGGTTCCGGATCGTCCACCACCCCGGGTGCCCTCCCGCGCCCGGCTGCGGCGCGCTCCGCAACACCGGTGCCCGGCACGCCTATCCGCACACCGGCTATCTGGCCTTCCTCGACGCCGACGACGTACTGCTGCCGCGCGCGTACGAGGATCTCGTCGGCCTGCTGGACCGGTCCGGCGCGGACCTGGCGACCGGCAATGTCTACCGGCTCGGCGCGGCCGGCCGCAGTCAGTCGGCGCGCCATCCGGCCGCCCGCGCCACCGCGCTGCGCACCCGCCTGCGCGATGACCTGACCCTGCTGTCGGACGACTTCGCCCGCAACAAGGTCTTCCGCCGCACCTTCTGGGACAAGCACCGATTCGCTTTCCCCGAGGGCGAGTTGTGCCATGACGCGGCGGTGACGCTGCCCGCGCTGTTCCTGGCCGACGCGGTCGACGTCCTGCGGGAGCACGTCTGTTACTGGCGGCTGCCGGAAGGACCCGACCGTCATCTGAGGCCCGATGCCCGGGGCGTACGGGACCGGTTCGCGGCGGTGGCCGGCATCCGGCGCTTCCTCGCCGACCCGGCCCACGCCCGGCTGCGTGCCTATCAGCGCGACTACGACCGTGCGCAGCTCACCGACGGGCTGCTCGATCTGGTCGAGGCGCTGCCGGCGGCCGCGCCGGAGTGCCGGACCGCGTTCCTCGACTGCGCCCGCGACTTCCTCTCCGGGGTCGATCCGCGGCTGTTCCCCACGCTCCCCGTCGAGCTGCGGATGCGCTGGTATCTGATCCGTGCCGGGCGGCTGGCCGATCTGCTCACCCTGCTCACGCATGAGGCCCGTAACCCGGCCGGGTTCGCGGTCGCGGGGCCGCCGCTGCGCAAGCGCGCGGTGCTGCCGCTGACCCCGCCGCTGGAGCTGCCGCCGGGGGTGACCCGGCTGGACCGCGCCGACTTCCCCGTACGGGCCCGGGTCAGGGAGGCGGAGTGGCGCGGCGGTGTGCTGGTGCTGCGTGGCTACGCCTATATCCGGAATCTGGACGCGGCGACCCGGCACGGCTACCTCAGGACGGCGGTGCTGTCGTGCGGGCGGCGCCGGATCCTGCTGCCGCTCCGGCCGGTGGCGATGCCGGAGGCGACCGCCGAGTCCGGCCAGGAGCTGCACTGTTACGACTGGTCGGGCTTCGAGCTGCGGCTCGATCCGGCCCGGCTGCGCAAGGGCGGGCGCTGGGAGGAGAACGACTGGTCGGTGGGGGTGCTGCTGGCGTCGGCGGGGGTGGTGCGGGCCGCGGCGCTGCACGCCGCCGAGACCGGCTCCGGCGCCGCTCCGTGCGCCCGTGAACTGCCCGGGGACGGTGCGGGCGCGGTGCGGATCACGCCGTGGTACCCGGACGGGCGGCTGCGGCTTTCGGTGGCCCGTCCAACCCACCGGCTGACCGGCCACCGTGCGGCGGCGGCCGGCGCCCTGGACCTGACCGTCACCACACCGGGCCCGCCGCCCGCGGCCCTGCGGCTGACCCACCAGGGGACCGGCACGGTGGTGTCGTTCCCGGTGGAGACCGAGCCTCCGGCGGGAACGGGAACGGGAACGGGAACGGGAACGGGAACGGGAACGGAAACGGCGCCGGGAACAGGAACGGAGCAAGCGAACGAGGCGCCCCACGCCGCCCCCCGGGCCGCGCCCCGCACCACCCCCGGAGCCGCCCCCGGAGCCGCCCCCGGGGCCGCCCTCCGCGCCACCTCCCCGCCCCTCACCTTCCGTATCCGTCTCGACGCCCTGGCCGCCGCCCGGCCCCCGCGGGACGGTGCGCCGCGGGCGATCCCGCCGGCCCACACCGAGAGCTGGGCGGCGGAGGTGGTGCTGCCCGACGGCGGCACCGGCCCGATCGCCTGCGCCCCGGGGCTGGCGCCGGCCGCCCATCCGCTGCCGCACGGCCGTGAGCTGGTCGTGGCGGCCGGTCCGGCCGGGAACCTGGTCCTGCACGACCGGACCCCGCAGCCGTACCTGGACCGGGCGATGTGGCGTACGGACGGCACCCTGCTGGTGACGGGCGGGCTGCCGGACGCCGCGCCGCACGCCACCGAACTGGTCCTCAAGCACGGGGCGCACGCCGCCGAGCTGGCCTTCCCCACCGTCCATGACGAGGGCCGCTTCCACGGCTCGCTGCCGCTCGGCGCGCTGCCCTCGCTGGCCGGCCCGCTCCCGCTGCGCGAGGGCCGCTGGACGCTGCACCTGCGCGAGCAGGGCGCGCCCGGCTCGGCGCTGGACGCCCCGGTCCGCGCGCTGCCGTCCCTCCTGGGCGGGCTGCCGGCGACCCGTACGGTCCGCGGCAAGCCGCTCACCCTCGACCGGCACCGGCACGACGAAGCGCTCGTGGTGGCGGGCCCTGCGCTGCCCGCCACCGACCGCGGCCCCTACCGCCGCCGGGTGCTGCGCGAGCAGCACTATGCGCTGCACCGTTCCCGTCCGCTGCGCGACACCGTCCTGTACAGCAGCTTCGGCGGGCGGGCGTACGGGGATTCCCCGCGGGCGGTGCACGAGGAGCTGGTGCGCCGGGGTATGGACGTGGAGCATCTGTGGGCGGTGCGCGATGCGCAGACCGCGGTGCCGGAGACGGCACGTGCGGTGCTGGTGGGCAGTGCCGAGTGGCACGGTGCGCTGGCGCACAGCCGCTGGGTGGTCACCAACACCCATCTGCCCCGGTGGTTCACCCGGCGCGGCGGGCAGCGCATCATCCAGACCTGGCACGGCACCCCGCTCAAGCGGATCGGTGCCGATCTGGCCGGGACGCTGTGCGCGGGGCTGGCGCATCTGGCGCCGCGGCCGCGGGTCAGCCGGCAGTGGAGCGTGCTGCTGTCGCCGAACGCGCACAGCACCCCGGTGCTGCGTTCCGCGCTCGGCTACTCCGGGCGGCTGCTGGAGACCGGGCTGCCGCGCACCGACGCCTTCTTCGCCGCGGACCGTGATCTGCGGGCGGCCGCGGTCCGTGAGCGCCTGGGCATCGAGCCGGGCAGGAAGGTGGTGCTGTACGCGCCGACGCCGCGCGACGATCTGGCCTACGACGCGGGCCACCACCGGCTGCATCTGCCGCTCGATCTGGAGCTGGCGCGGCGGGAGCTGGCGGACGACCATGTGCTGCTGGTGCGCTCCCATCCGCTGGTCGCCGACCGGCTGCCCGCCCACCACGCGCCGTTCGCCCTGGACGTGTCCGCGCACCCGGACGCCACGGAACTGCTGCTGGCCGCGGACGTCCTGGTCACCGACTACTCGTCGCTGGCCGCCGACTTCGCCAACACCGGACGTCCGATGCTCTTTCTGACACCGGATCTGCCGCACTACCGCGACACGCTGCGCGGTTTCACCCTCGACTTCGAGGCCCGGGTGCCGGGTCCGCTGCTCACCTCGACCGGTGAACTGGTCGACGCGCTGGGCGACTTGGAGGAGATCGCCGCCGCGGGGGCGGATGCGTACGCGGATTTCCGGGAAGCGTTCTGTCACCGGGACGACGGGGGTGCGGCCGGCCGGGTCGCGGATCTGATGGAGCGGTGA
- a CDS encoding DUF1876 domain-containing protein, with the protein MLQTVVGWHVDMEFEEDTHRTRAAALVRLPDGTEVRAHGYASRHPVDSNQPRVGEEVAGARALNELAMQLLTKAHDEIDEASGRTSHMLA; encoded by the coding sequence ATGCTGCAGACCGTTGTCGGATGGCATGTCGACATGGAATTCGAGGAGGACACCCACCGCACCCGCGCCGCGGCCCTCGTCCGGCTTCCCGACGGGACCGAGGTACGGGCCCACGGCTACGCCAGCCGCCACCCCGTCGACTCCAACCAACCGAGGGTCGGCGAGGAGGTCGCGGGAGCCAGAGCGCTCAACGAACTGGCGATGCAGTTGCTGACCAAGGCGCACGACGAGATCGACGAGGCCTCTGGCCGGACCTCGCACATGCTGGCCTGA
- the galE gene encoding UDP-glucose 4-epimerase GalE, producing MSYLITGGAGYIGAHVVRALRAAGESVVVLDDLTTGVAARIPEGVPLVVGSTLNRALLDATLTEHGITDVVHLAAKKQVGESVEMPLHYYRENVLGLQTLLEAMAAGGVGRLVFSSSAAVYGMPDVDLVTEETPCTPINPYGETKLVGEWMARAAGKAHGISTACLRYFNVAGAAAPELADTGVFNIVPMVFEKLTEGAAPRIFGDDYDTPDGTCIRDYIHVADLAEAHVSAARKLAEPGPVRDLTLNIGRGEGVSVREMVDLITEITGHQGVTAEVTPRRAGDPARVVAAADRIAAELGWKARHDVRDMITSAWAGWQHHRPQG from the coding sequence ATGTCTTACTTGATCACGGGTGGTGCCGGCTACATCGGCGCCCATGTCGTACGGGCCCTGCGTGCGGCAGGCGAGAGCGTCGTCGTGCTCGACGATCTGACGACGGGTGTGGCCGCCCGGATCCCGGAGGGCGTCCCCCTGGTCGTCGGCTCCACGCTCAACCGTGCGCTGCTCGATGCCACGCTCACCGAGCACGGCATCACCGATGTGGTGCACCTGGCCGCCAAGAAGCAGGTCGGCGAGTCCGTCGAGATGCCGCTGCACTACTACCGCGAGAATGTGCTCGGTCTGCAGACGCTGCTGGAGGCGATGGCCGCGGGCGGTGTCGGCCGGCTGGTGTTCTCCTCCTCGGCGGCGGTCTACGGCATGCCGGATGTCGATCTGGTCACCGAGGAGACGCCCTGCACCCCGATCAACCCGTACGGCGAGACCAAGCTCGTCGGCGAGTGGATGGCCCGTGCGGCGGGCAAGGCGCACGGCATCAGCACGGCCTGCCTGCGCTACTTCAACGTCGCCGGGGCGGCCGCTCCCGAGCTGGCGGACACCGGGGTCTTCAACATCGTCCCGATGGTCTTCGAGAAGCTCACCGAGGGCGCCGCGCCGCGCATCTTCGGCGATGACTACGACACCCCCGACGGCACCTGCATCCGCGACTACATCCATGTCGCCGATCTCGCCGAGGCCCATGTGTCGGCCGCCCGCAAGCTCGCCGAGCCGGGTCCGGTGCGCGATCTGACGCTGAACATCGGGCGCGGCGAGGGCGTTTCGGTGCGCGAGATGGTGGATCTGATCACCGAGATCACCGGGCACCAGGGGGTCACCGCCGAGGTCACCCCGCGCCGTGCGGGTGACCCGGCCCGGGTGGTCGCGGCCGCCGACCGGATCGCCGCGGAGCTGGGCTGGAAGGCCCGCCACGATGTGCGCGACATGATCACCTCGGCCTGGGCCGGCTGGCAGCACCACCGTCCGCAGGGCTGA
- a CDS encoding glycosyltransferase family 2 protein: MKEALDPLTGPTITPSAQVSIVVIAFNDAGHVGDAVRSALAQGPPGETVTEVIAVNDASTDGTGAALDALAHGEPRLKVIHRDTNSGGCGTPRNDGLRAATGRFVMFLDSDDVLPPGAARALLAAAGEHDAPVVAGACVRRELPAQRDVPWQPGLYRETAVHSSPEAAPQLVRDTLCVNKLYERAFLDKHAITFPEGRFTYEDFVFTARVLAAAPRLVTIPDQVYIWHVRRSAARQSISLDRNDVANWQARIAAHRASVQIFLDAGHEALSHAAATKFLDHDLRMYVRELHTRGADYRAEWWRLTRDYLAGFDEADLRAARAPARWLARVVLASPAPRDLERLTQLAARPGRLLPPYAEAGGRAVWSADLPEVVLDAMGTKPMHRLPVTIDAEPSPGGPGVLRLRVHDLYGRLAASGPESIDIELRRRRDDRRGPVHTAALTPAPAVGGSQACWTAEVVLDLAALAERGGPHCADPEPWDLMAQVSCADGAGFRAALRALGPGLRRQVLPSRRHAVLLVQPYATTGGALSLRVASGLRSVWRIAARRLRG, from the coding sequence GTGAAAGAAGCCCTCGATCCGCTGACGGGGCCCACCATCACGCCTTCCGCTCAGGTCAGCATCGTCGTCATCGCCTTCAACGATGCCGGTCATGTCGGCGATGCGGTGCGCTCCGCGCTCGCTCAGGGACCTCCCGGCGAAACGGTCACCGAAGTGATCGCGGTGAACGACGCTTCCACCGATGGCACCGGTGCCGCCCTGGACGCCCTCGCCCACGGCGAACCGCGGCTGAAGGTGATCCACCGCGACACGAACAGCGGCGGCTGCGGCACTCCGCGCAACGACGGTCTGCGGGCCGCCACCGGGCGCTTCGTGATGTTCCTCGACAGCGACGATGTGCTGCCCCCGGGTGCGGCCCGGGCGCTGCTGGCCGCCGCTGGTGAGCATGACGCCCCGGTCGTGGCCGGCGCCTGCGTGCGGCGTGAGCTGCCCGCGCAGCGCGATGTTCCCTGGCAGCCGGGCCTCTACCGCGAGACGGCGGTGCACAGCTCCCCCGAGGCCGCCCCGCAGCTGGTCAGGGACACGCTGTGCGTCAACAAGCTCTACGAGCGGGCGTTCCTCGACAAGCACGCCATCACCTTCCCCGAGGGCCGCTTCACCTACGAGGACTTCGTGTTCACGGCGCGGGTGCTGGCCGCCGCCCCGCGCCTCGTGACGATCCCCGACCAGGTCTACATCTGGCATGTGCGCCGCTCGGCCGCCCGGCAGTCGATCTCGCTGGACCGCAATGACGTCGCCAACTGGCAGGCGCGGATCGCGGCGCACCGCGCCAGCGTGCAGATCTTCCTGGACGCCGGGCACGAGGCGCTGTCGCACGCCGCGGCCACCAAGTTCCTCGACCACGATCTGCGGATGTACGTCCGTGAGCTGCACACCCGCGGCGCGGATTACCGCGCCGAGTGGTGGCGGCTGACCCGCGACTACCTGGCGGGTTTCGACGAGGCGGATCTGCGCGCGGCGCGTGCCCCGGCGCGTTGGCTGGCCCGGGTGGTGCTGGCCTCGCCGGCCCCCCGGGACCTGGAGCGGCTGACGCAGCTGGCGGCCCGGCCCGGCCGGCTGCTGCCGCCGTACGCGGAGGCCGGCGGCCGCGCGGTGTGGTCGGCGGACCTGCCCGAGGTCGTGCTGGACGCGATGGGCACCAAGCCGATGCACCGGCTGCCGGTGACCATAGATGCCGAACCGTCCCCCGGCGGTCCCGGTGTGCTGCGGCTGCGGGTGCACGATCTGTACGGGCGGCTGGCCGCTTCCGGGCCGGAGAGCATCGACATCGAGCTGCGGCGGCGGCGGGACGACCGGCGCGGCCCGGTCCACACCGCCGCCCTCACCCCGGCCCCGGCCGTCGGCGGGTCCCAGGCCTGCTGGACCGCCGAGGTCGTCCTGGATCTCGCGGCGCTGGCCGAGCGGGGCGGCCCGCACTGCGCCGACCCCGAGCCGTGGGACCTGATGGCGCAGGTCAGCTGCGCGGACGGGGCGGGTTTCCGTGCGGCGCTGCGGGCCCTGGGCCCGGGGCTGCGCCGCCAGGTGCTGCCGAGCCGCCGTCATGCCGTGCTGCTGGTGCAGCCGTATGCGACGACCGGCGGCGCCCTGTCCCTGCGGGTCGCCTCGGGCCTGCGCAGCGTGTGGCGGATCGCCGCCCGGCGGCTGCGCGGCTGA
- a CDS encoding class I SAM-dependent methyltransferase codes for MPGRTDSSAATDSADAGPPGSDTRTARPTRPTGTAPSASTARLPADPGRGGPARLLPARSPYRSQLRRIGTGRVLEIGCGPGDTLAGCAPGSVGVDHDPQSVARCRERGLTTYTADTFLASPHARPGTFDALLTANVLEHLDDEQVEGLLRAYVRYVRPGGGVLLITAQEAGHRAGPTPVRFTDFALLRAFAESAGLTVRRTYSHPLPRPAGMLLRSNVFVLVGQVPR; via the coding sequence ATGCCCGGCAGAACCGACAGCTCCGCCGCCACCGACAGCGCCGACGCCGGGCCGCCCGGCAGCGACACCCGGACCGCCCGGCCCACGCGCCCCACGGGTACCGCGCCGTCCGCCTCCACCGCGCGGCTGCCGGCCGACCCGGGACGCGGCGGCCCGGCACGGCTGCTGCCCGCCCGGTCCCCGTACCGCAGCCAGCTGCGGCGGATCGGCACCGGCCGGGTACTGGAGATCGGCTGCGGGCCCGGCGACACGCTCGCCGGCTGCGCGCCCGGCAGCGTCGGCGTGGACCACGACCCGCAGTCCGTGGCGCGCTGCCGCGAACGCGGGCTGACCACCTATACGGCCGACACCTTCCTGGCGAGCCCGCACGCCCGGCCGGGCACCTTCGATGCGCTGCTGACCGCGAACGTCCTGGAGCATCTGGACGACGAACAGGTCGAGGGGCTGCTGCGGGCCTACGTCCGGTACGTACGGCCGGGCGGCGGAGTGCTGCTGATCACCGCGCAGGAGGCCGGGCACCGGGCCGGGCCCACCCCGGTGCGCTTCACGGACTTCGCCCTGCTGCGCGCCTTCGCCGAGTCCGCGGGCCTGACCGTACGGCGCACCTACTCCCACCCGCTGCCGCGCCCGGCCGGGATGCTGCTCCGGTCCAATGTGTTCGTGCTGGTGGGGCAGGTGCCCCGGTAG